The genomic window gagtttatgttacACTCCCATTaaaggtcttgggaaatggtagtgcccagaaacttgaaggcctccacagacaAGGTGCTTTTATGGTGTCTACCTGCTTTTTGCGGCTTCTACAAGGAGACAAAATGTAGTGCTGCTTCTCATCCTTAGTGCCTTTGTCTTCTACAAGGTGATAAAAAATGGATAAGTAATCTAAATTTTCAATAGGTTACATAATTAACTATAGTGCAGAGAGTATTGAAATGActttttaaacaacattttattgAAGATTGTTTCTTCTTGTTTAGTATTTGCATAAATCTcacatttaaacagttttataaTCATTAATTACTATATCATTGTGTCAATCCAAGGGTAACACACAAAGATAGTAAAGCAGTGTTCTATTTGTTTGCTACAAAATGTCAcaaatttctttatatttttccttcttgtctgtggtgttttCTTTGCACaaatttgtaatgtttattttctgaaatgtctttattgtatagcaaaaacaaacaactgggCCTTGGCAATCTAATTCTTTTGAAGTGAACTATACGTACATAAACTGTAAATGTGGCAtatgttaaaataattaaacagtttattgtgtttttatgtctCTTTCTGAATCAGTTTTCACAGAACACTGCATAGTATCAGCAAAAATACATAGCACTGagaacaataataaatgttCCAATGTCAATCAATGGGTTTATAAAAGGCTTGGTACGTCAGAGCAGAAATAGAGCTGAAGGAATAGTTTGTAAGTCTTAGTGCAGAGTGTGTGCTTAAATAGTGTGTAGTGGAGATTGAGTCCAGGTGTGTGCAATGAGTATTGAGGTGAACTTGAACAAGTGAACTAGGAGTTGGAGTCCATGGTTGTCATGTTTGTAGTCAGAGGTGAATTCTGGAAAATAGAATGTGAAAGTAATACATTTTGGTCTGAAAAGTAAATGTTCATATTTGTGATTGATTCTGGAGtaatttttcaattttcattttttcatgaaGTGACCCATCATGTCTATGGGCAGTGGGAAGATGATGGTGGAGTTCTTCTCAGCGGCAATAGTGTTAAGGGTCTGCAGGTAACGGAGCTGAAGAGCAGATGGAGATTCAGCGATCACCAGAGAAGCCTCTTTCAGAGCACGTGAAGCGTTCATTTCTCCCTCTGCTGCGATCAcctgtataaataacagacgtttaaaatttcagaaaataagattattcatttattgatgTGGATTACAGGgcaataatataaacaattgATTGATGATGATTACTCCAAACTCTATTTCACTCCATATTTGTAGCGAAATAAAATCTGCTACtatttgattttctttaataGTTTGTTTTAAGGGAAATATCACCACAGAATATTACACaaccaaaataaaatcctgtcaaaatatttaaatcccATCAGATATATTCTTGAAGGTTGAAGTCTCTGACCTTAGCTCTAGCTTCGCGGGTTGCCTCAGCCTCGGCTGCCATGGCCCTCTGAAGCTGATGAGGCAGCTTCACGTCTTTTATCTCCACACGCTCCACCTTAATGCCCCAAGAGTCTGTGGCGTCATCCAAAGTCGCCTAAAGAAAGTGTGTAGTTTCATTACAtgaggttaaaaaataaaaaagacataagaaattaataaattatgtcACACTAActggataaatagatagatgtCTATTAGGAGTCAATTGCACTtttcatgtaattttttttctcacctgcATACTGTGAGAGATGCCCTCACGGTCTGACAGAACCTCTGATAGGTTCTTGGTGCCCAGAACATTCCTCAGAGTAGTCTGAGCAAGCAGGCGAGTAGCGTAATCAGCATTGTTGACATTTGCCACAGAAGCGATGGGATCACTCACTCGGAAATACACCACTCCGTCCACACTTACTGTCACTGAGTCCTTTGTCAAAATCTATGAACAAGGGGgtggataaaatatatatttactgcataaaaatatataaaataagccCTTAAAGCTATTACTAAACTTTTTAAGTATATActgaataaaacagtttgtatatAATTCTAATGCTAAACATTGCTCAAAATGTTGGAACTGTTTATTAAActgtcatttaatatttaatatataatatataatactccTCTTGTAATCCTATCTCTATCCATAGCCTCTAACCAACACCCACACAGACCTGTATAACATGAAGCAACACATTAAACTCATTTTGTCCAGCCTGAAACACAGAGAGTATATATAAATTCAAGAAATCCCTATCCTCTTGTTCCCCCTTGATAAATCACCTAACATTAAATGACTGTATAAAATATTGTACACTGAATGTGCTTTTGTCCTACGCTCACGAATTCATCCTCAGTCTAACCTACCTCTTGAGGAGGAATGTCGAATGATACTGTTCTCATGTCCACCTTTACAAAGCTGTCAGTGCAGGGAATGATGAAGAAGATACCTAGAAAGGGCAGAAAATAATACAGTCACAACTTCTGACCAATTTTTAcctgtgttcattttttctgtCCTAATGGAAGTGGAGTCTTCAATGAGGACATTGTCTCCTCATCAATGAATGACTGAGGAGTATATAAATAATGGCAATCAAAGTCAAGAAGTATCAACATGTTTGGGAGCTTTTAAAGTGGCTTGTTAGACCattttatgtgatttttttatttctcatctgACCATAAAGGTTTTGTCATTGGAAATAAACTTTCAAGTGCTCTTCatccaaatattttattatagctTTAACAAAATATGTCAGCCAAACATTAAAAGCCAGGACTAGAATACTggaaaagaattattattaatagtaaaagATAACAGCAGTATATTTACCTGGTCCCTTTGGCTTTTTAGCTGTAATGCGGCCAAGTCTGAATATAACGGCTCTTTCATATTCTTTAATAATCTATCAGAGAAAAATAGAACATGATTGTCTTTTCTATTATGCTCAGAAATGATGATCTTTCATATTACAACAGGTTAACAAATCACATTTGCCTCCATGGTAttacaattaaatgaaaaatattaaataaaatacaatatgtttGTTGAGaactaataaatattttatttaaggcCACACAGTGGTGTATATTATTAAGATTTATGCTTGTATTTAATTTAGCCCTAATAATGCTTTGTAAACTGCAGGTGATTAATTTTTTGTTATGTTCTCAGGAAGTGGGACTTCCTTCCTTATATAAACTTCCAAGCAGCGGTTTTTGCGGTTTCTGGTGTTTAACTCCACAGTGCTCATAGCTCAATAATTTGCTCATGCATTATTTTCCTAGTTATTTTCAGCTGTTTCAGattacagaaatgtttattatgccCTTTGTGGTATGgtatgatttaaatatttatatattttatacacattcaTGCACATGACAAGCAAATATTGTTAACAAATCGCTGAGATTTCTCATCAGGCAGGACGTCACAGAGATTTTACAAGATACTATGAGTGTCTTGAACAATCTGTCCTCACAAATGGTGCCACAATAATTCTGAACTTGACtgcatttgtattttatatacaattttttatattctattctcttttaattacattcttttttcttatctCTATTTGATGCTTATTGCATAACCACAACTAGCATGAATAGCCAGAGTAAAAAGCTCTGTGCATCTGTAAAGCAATTTTTATCAGATACACTAAATCTACTATATCATTTCCACAAATtccattaaaaatgtgtttttgtacctTGAGGCTAATACCAATTGTTATTGGGAAGAACAGCACTGTGAAAAAAGTAGACAGAGTAACAATTATCCATCCACAGAAGCCAAGGCCCGGTACACTctcatctgagagagagagggagagagagggagagagagggagagagagagagagagagagagacagagagaga from Tachysurus vachellii isolate PV-2020 chromosome 20, HZAU_Pvac_v1, whole genome shotgun sequence includes these protein-coding regions:
- the stoml3b gene encoding stomatin (EPB72)-like 3b isoform X1, producing the protein MEHRIERGNASKQDLINESVPGLGFCGWIIVTLSTFFTVLFFPITIGISLKIIKEYERAVIFRLGRITAKKPKGPGIFFIIPCTDSFVKVDMRTVSFDIPPQEILTKDSVTVSVDGVVYFRVSDPIASVANVNNADYATRLLAQTTLRNVLGTKNLSEVLSDREGISHSMQATLDDATDSWGIKVERVEIKDVKLPHQLQRAMAAEAEATREARAKVIAAEGEMNASRALKEASLVIAESPSALQLRYLQTLNTIAAEKNSTIIFPLPIDMMGHFMKK